A genomic region of Acidobacteriota bacterium contains the following coding sequences:
- a CDS encoding beta-propeller fold lactonase family protein produces SSLAVSPSNSMVVLAATYDDGIFKSVDGGVTWMGSSSGLDSLQVNILTWHPASPGTVLAGTSEGIFRSTDSGNSWQEIGAGQVHRMVRALAYNPGSPDTIYAGTGGSGPDNGIARSFDGGATWEIFNQGLPTFTDPGARSLVIHPGSPPTIHAATAGGVFSLTQGVDLSLTLTESADPAPAGGPNLIYEVQLENLGPSTATDVEVTVDLTLPAGVSVHSVSPSAGSYAGGSWTLPTLSATSSETLAVELVVDVATVPGGDVIEAQAEAATVAEPLFNPGDDSAQESTSVGPPPTELTYLETHTDGAGGVDGLDFANHVAVSPDGDHVYVASLDDNALAVFQRDRTTGLLTFVEVVRDGVNGVDGLAFATSVTVSGDGRYLYATSSAVDNAVSVFSRDAATGTLTFLEAHYDGIGGVDGLAGAWHSALSPDGRSLYVAGQFDHKVAHFQRAPATGLLTFQGVVTDGVGGVDGLLYVTSVAVDPTGSHLYASGSVDDKIAVFERHPTTGSLTFVEALEDGSGGVDGLEGVTSVVVSRDEQHVYAAGSGEDSVTFFTRDPVTGTLSFVETLRNLVDGPSALDYPTTAALDPIGRYLFVPSLLGDSLTLWSRDRSSGELAFVEEHVDGVDGIDGLNGASAAAVSPDGRHVYVTAREDSAVSVFAVPSAVIFTDGFETGDATAWSRQVP; encoded by the coding sequence AGCAGCCTGGCCGTCTCTCCCTCCAACTCCATGGTGGTCCTGGCAGCGACCTACGACGACGGAATCTTCAAGAGCGTCGACGGCGGCGTGACCTGGATGGGCTCTTCCTCGGGGCTGGATAGCCTCCAGGTGAACATCCTGACATGGCATCCGGCCTCCCCCGGCACAGTCCTTGCCGGCACCTCGGAGGGAATCTTCCGTAGCACCGATTCGGGCAACAGCTGGCAGGAGATCGGTGCCGGCCAGGTCCATCGTATGGTCAGGGCTCTGGCCTACAATCCCGGATCGCCCGACACGATCTACGCCGGAACCGGGGGATCCGGTCCCGACAACGGCATCGCCCGCAGCTTCGATGGTGGAGCAACCTGGGAAATCTTCAACCAAGGACTCCCAACCTTCACAGATCCGGGAGCCCGAAGTCTGGTCATCCACCCCGGTTCACCACCCACGATCCACGCCGCCACCGCCGGCGGCGTTTTCTCCCTCACCCAGGGCGTCGACCTCTCCCTCACCCTCACCGAATCCGCGGACCCTGCCCCCGCCGGCGGACCGAACCTGATCTACGAGGTGCAGCTGGAGAACCTCGGCCCGTCCACCGCCACGGATGTCGAGGTCACGGTGGATCTGACCCTACCCGCCGGCGTGTCGGTGCACTCGGTGAGCCCCAGCGCCGGCTCCTATGCCGGCGGCAGCTGGACGCTGCCCACCTTGTCTGCCACGAGCTCCGAAACCCTCGCCGTCGAGCTGGTGGTGGATGTCGCGACGGTGCCCGGAGGCGATGTCATCGAGGCCCAGGCCGAAGCCGCCACCGTCGCTGAGCCGCTCTTCAACCCGGGGGACGACAGCGCTCAGGAGAGCACCTCCGTGGGACCACCGCCCACCGAGCTCACCTACCTGGAGACCCACACCGACGGTGCCGGCGGCGTCGACGGGCTGGACTTCGCCAACCACGTGGCGGTGAGCCCGGACGGCGATCACGTCTATGTCGCGTCCCTGGACGACAACGCCCTCGCCGTCTTCCAGCGGGATCGGACAACGGGACTGCTGACCTTCGTCGAGGTGGTACGGGATGGAGTCAACGGCGTCGACGGCCTCGCCTTCGCCACCTCGGTGACGGTGAGCGGCGATGGCCGCTACCTCTACGCCACCAGCTCGGCGGTAGACAACGCCGTCTCGGTCTTCTCCCGGGACGCCGCCACCGGCACCCTCACCTTCCTCGAAGCCCACTACGACGGCATCGGCGGCGTCGACGGCCTGGCTGGAGCGTGGCATAGCGCCCTCAGCCCCGACGGAAGGTCGCTCTACGTTGCCGGCCAGTTCGACCACAAAGTCGCTCACTTCCAGCGCGCCCCGGCCACCGGCCTGCTCACCTTCCAGGGCGTGGTGACCGATGGCGTCGGCGGAGTGGACGGCTTGCTCTATGTCACTTCGGTGGCGGTGGATCCCACGGGCAGTCACCTCTACGCGTCGGGGAGCGTTGACGACAAGATCGCCGTCTTCGAGCGCCATCCAACGACCGGCTCGTTGACCTTCGTCGAAGCGCTGGAGGATGGCTCGGGAGGAGTGGATGGCCTCGAGGGGGTGACCTCGGTGGTGGTAAGCCGGGACGAGCAGCACGTCTACGCCGCCGGCAGCGGCGAGGACTCGGTCACCTTTTTCACCCGGGATCCTGTCACCGGCACCCTGAGCTTCGTCGAAACGCTGCGCAACCTGGTGGACGGCCCCAGCGCTCTCGACTACCCCACCACTGCGGCGCTTGATCCCATCGGCCGCTACCTCTTCGTGCCCAGTCTGTTGGGAGATTCTCTAACCCTCTGGTCGCGAGATCGCTCCAGCGGTGAGCTCGCCTTCGTCGAGGAACACGTGGACGGCGTCGATGGCATCGACGGCCTGAACGGCGCCTCCGCCGCGGCGGTGAGCCCGGACGGCCGC